TTGCCGCTGTCCTTGATGAAGCTTGCCGGCTGTTCATCAAACTGTTTCTTGCAGGCCTTGCTGTCAAAGTAATAGGTGATCTCGCTCACCGTGCTCGTGCCTCGCGCCTTCTTCTCTTCAACCTCTACCTTGCAGACCGGACAAATTGCCATAGCTACCCTCCTTCGCCTCCTTTTTCTCAACCTTACTTCGAGTCTTACCCTGTGCCTTGTATTTTCTTGCGAGAGCAGCAAAAGCCGGTGCCCAGCCCGGTGTGCCAAGCGCATGGAGATGCGCGTAGGAAGCCAGCAGGTTCTTGTATGCGAACCCGTCAACGCGACCGTCAATGCCGTGGCCACGCACAACCTTGTAGCACCAGTTTGCCTTCTGAAGCGCATCTTCGTTGCTGCTATGGTGCTCTGCTGCGATGAATCGTGAGTGGTGGAATTCGTGGCCGCGCAGCACCGTCCCTTGCGCAAACCAGTGATTGTCAGCAGCAACCTCCAGCTCCATATATCCGTGCCCTTGAGGCCGGTTCGAGATCTCAACCTCCCCCGGTATCTTTCCGACCATCTCGTAGCGCTTTCCCTGCCAACGTATGGCCCGGGTGAGATACATCAGCCCGCCGCACTCGGCATACGTCGGAAGACCGCTCTCTATCTGTCGGCCTATGTCCCGGCGAAGCTCCTTGTTCTCCTCCAGCTCGGCGGCATAGAGCTCCGGGAAGCCGCCACCGATATAAAGCCCGTGAATCTGCGGAAGCACTCTGTCCGAAAAAGCGTCGATCCGCACGATGTCTGCCCCGGCATTGTGCAGTGCTTCAATGTTTTCTGGATAATAAAAGCTGAAAGCCCGGTCGGCTATGACCCCTATCCTGCACGTGGGTTTTGCTGGCGGAGTACCGGGGACTTCGGGAATCAAATGATCCGGCGCCCGCTCTGCCAGCTCGATGATTGCCTCCAGGTCGAGATGTGGTGCAACCTTGTCGCAGACAGCAGACACAATTGATTCGGCCTGTGCCTTCTCGCTCGATGGAATGAGGCCGAGGTGCCGCTCCGCAATAGAAAGTGCCGGATTCCTGGGAACTGCGCCCAAGACAGGAATATTGCAGTGGGATTCCACAGCGTCTTTGAGTTTTTCTACGTGACGACTTCCGGATACCCTGTTCAGGATCACTCCAGCCAGATCCGTCCCCGACTCGAAATGCTGGAAACCGGATACGAGTGCTGCGATGCTGCGTGTCATTCTTTCTGCATTGACCACCAGGATCACAGGCGCACGCAGTAGGCGTGCGAGCCATGCCACGCTTCCTTCACCGTCGGCTGCAGGTGAATCAAAAAGACCCATGGCTCCTTCGACGATTGCGATGTCGGCTCCGCGTGATCTCCGGGCAAACGATGTAAGCAACGCGTCTTCAGGCATGAGAAAATTGTCGAGGTTGAAACACTCATTCCCGCTGGCAAGGCGAAGCCATGACGGATCGATATAATCGGGGCCTTTTT
The sequence above is drawn from the Syntrophorhabdales bacterium genome and encodes:
- a CDS encoding cobyrinate a,c-diamide synthase, with product MRRLPPRLVIAAPQGRSGKTTVAIALARMLKNRGLAVQSFKKGPDYIDPSWLRLASGNECFNLDNFLMPEDALLTSFARRSRGADIAIVEGAMGLFDSPAADGEGSVAWLARLLRAPVILVVNAERMTRSIAALVSGFQHFESGTDLAGVILNRVSGSRHVEKLKDAVESHCNIPVLGAVPRNPALSIAERHLGLIPSSEKAQAESIVSAVCDKVAPHLDLEAIIELAERAPDHLIPEVPGTPPAKPTCRIGVIADRAFSFYYPENIEALHNAGADIVRIDAFSDRVLPQIHGLYIGGGFPELYAAELEENKELRRDIGRQIESGLPTYAECGGLMYLTRAIRWQGKRYEMVGKIPGEVEISNRPQGHGYMELEVAADNHWFAQGTVLRGHEFHHSRFIAAEHHSSNEDALQKANWCYKVVRGHGIDGRVDGFAYKNLLASYAHLHALGTPGWAPAFAALARKYKAQGKTRSKVEKKEAKEGSYGNLSGLQGRG